Proteins encoded together in one Microbacterium sp. zg-Y625 window:
- the ctaD gene encoding aa3-type cytochrome oxidase subunit I encodes MRTRVEQKGNLLVRWITSTDHKTIGYMYLIASVLFFLLGGVMALIIRAELFEPGMQIVPTREQYNQLFTMHGTIMLLMFATPLFAGFANAIMPLQIGAPDVAFPRLNAFSFWLFLFGSLIALSGFLTPQGAASFGWTAYQPLASDTFTPGVGGNLWMLGLGMSGFGTILGAVNFVTTVITMRAPGMTMWRMPIFTWNTLITSILILLAFPVLAAALFAAASDRVLGSHIFDPQNGGVLLWQHLFWFFGHPEVYIIALPFFGIVSEIFPVFSRKPIFGYKTLVYATIAIAALSVAVWAHHMYVTGAVLLPFFALMTMLIAVPTGVKIFNWIGTMWRGSLTFETPMVFALGFLVSFVFGGLTGVILASPPLDFHLSDSYFVVAHFHYVVFGTVVFAMFAGFYFWWPKWTGRMLNERLGYVHFWMLFIGFHLTFLVQHWLGVDGMPRRYAEYSASDEWTWENQISTVGAMLLGASMIPFLFNVWITARKAPKVTVNDPWGYGGSLEWATSCPPPRHNFTSIPRIRSERPAFDVNHPEAGVPVGVGPARDAPDAPVEEADGEVTRE; translated from the coding sequence GTGCGCACCCGCGTCGAGCAGAAGGGAAACCTGCTGGTGCGGTGGATCACCTCCACCGACCACAAGACCATCGGGTACATGTACCTGATCGCGTCGGTGCTGTTCTTCCTGCTGGGCGGGGTGATGGCACTGATCATCCGCGCGGAGCTGTTCGAGCCCGGCATGCAGATCGTGCCGACCCGGGAACAGTACAACCAGCTGTTCACGATGCACGGCACCATCATGCTGCTGATGTTCGCGACGCCCCTGTTCGCCGGCTTCGCCAACGCGATCATGCCGTTGCAGATCGGCGCTCCCGACGTCGCCTTTCCCCGGCTGAACGCCTTCTCGTTCTGGCTCTTCCTCTTCGGCTCGCTGATCGCACTGTCGGGCTTTCTCACCCCGCAGGGTGCGGCATCGTTCGGCTGGACGGCGTATCAGCCCCTGGCGAGCGACACCTTCACGCCCGGCGTGGGCGGCAACCTGTGGATGCTGGGCCTGGGCATGAGCGGCTTCGGCACCATCCTGGGAGCGGTGAACTTCGTGACGACCGTGATCACGATGCGCGCCCCGGGTATGACGATGTGGCGCATGCCGATCTTCACCTGGAACACGCTCATCACGAGCATCCTGATCCTTCTCGCGTTCCCGGTGCTGGCGGCAGCCCTGTTCGCGGCGGCGTCGGACCGTGTGCTCGGGTCGCACATCTTCGATCCGCAGAACGGTGGGGTGCTGCTGTGGCAGCACTTGTTCTGGTTCTTCGGTCACCCCGAGGTGTACATCATCGCGTTGCCGTTCTTCGGCATCGTGTCGGAGATCTTCCCGGTGTTCAGCCGCAAGCCGATCTTCGGGTACAAGACCCTGGTGTACGCCACGATCGCGATCGCCGCGCTGTCGGTGGCGGTGTGGGCGCACCACATGTACGTCACCGGTGCGGTGCTGCTGCCGTTCTTCGCGTTGATGACGATGCTGATCGCGGTGCCGACAGGGGTGAAGATCTTCAACTGGATCGGCACCATGTGGCGAGGGTCATTGACGTTCGAGACGCCGATGGTGTTCGCTCTGGGGTTCCTGGTGTCGTTCGTCTTCGGTGGTCTGACCGGTGTGATCCTGGCGTCGCCGCCGCTGGACTTCCACCTCTCTGACTCGTACTTCGTGGTCGCGCACTTCCACTACGTGGTGTTCGGCACGGTCGTGTTCGCGATGTTCGCCGGGTTCTACTTCTGGTGGCCGAAGTGGACCGGCCGCATGCTCAACGAGCGCCTCGGCTACGTGCACTTCTGGATGCTCTTCATCGGCTTCCACCTCACCTTCCTCGTGCAGCACTGGCTCGGCGTCGACGGCATGCCGCGACGGTACGCGGAGTACTCCGCCTCCGATGAATGGACCTGGGAGAACCAGATCTCCACGGTGGGTGCCATGCTCCTCGGCGCTTCGATGATCCCGTTCCTGTTCAACGTGTGGATCACCGCGCGCAAGGCGCCGAAGGTGACGGTCAACGACCCGTGGGGTTACGGGGGTTCGCTGGAGTGGGCCACCAGCTGCCCGCCGCCGCGGCACAACTTCACCTCGATCCCGCGCATCCGCAGCGAGCGCCCGGCGTTCGACGTCAACCACCCCGAGGCCGGCGTGCCGGTCGGCGTGGGACCCGCGCGCGATGCGCCCGACGCACCGGTGGAAGAGGCCGACGGTGAGGTGACACGGGAGTGA
- a CDS encoding DUF1345 domain-containing protein, with the protein MQAARYVSDTARANWSSLLSAIVGVALALGVAAVKGDLGRIDPLTVGVEIYLFAWPSFGAIYLVWTHAAYSGDGVAARARRERELQRRWWWSLIGYGGASSWTLTAALGAVVVTVLVAQTPAYRGEVLYVTLGLLCVACSWALMVYSFALQYLRLQAGADDGEHIGFEVPGPPRFGDYLNLTILLSTMAATVSAAIRTREAWAVVRTNVLFAFTFNSVIVAMVVSLLLGGLAG; encoded by the coding sequence GTGCAGGCAGCCCGATACGTCAGTGACACCGCCAGAGCGAACTGGAGCTCACTGCTCTCCGCGATCGTGGGCGTCGCCCTCGCCCTCGGGGTGGCAGCGGTCAAGGGCGACCTGGGCCGCATCGATCCGCTGACCGTCGGGGTCGAGATCTACCTGTTCGCATGGCCGTCCTTCGGGGCGATCTACCTCGTCTGGACGCACGCCGCCTACAGCGGTGACGGCGTCGCCGCGCGCGCACGCCGCGAGCGCGAGCTGCAGCGACGCTGGTGGTGGTCGCTGATCGGCTACGGGGGCGCGTCCAGCTGGACGCTCACCGCCGCGCTGGGCGCCGTGGTGGTGACGGTGCTCGTCGCCCAGACGCCGGCCTACCGCGGCGAGGTGCTCTACGTCACCCTGGGCCTGCTGTGCGTGGCATGCTCCTGGGCCCTGATGGTGTACTCGTTCGCGCTGCAGTACCTTCGCCTGCAGGCCGGCGCCGACGACGGCGAGCACATCGGATTCGAGGTGCCCGGCCCACCACGGTTCGGCGACTATCTCAACCTGACCATCCTGCTGTCGACCATGGCGGCGACGGTGTCCGCGGCGATCCGCACGCGGGAAGCCTGGGCGGTGGTGCGCACGAACGTGCTGTTCGCCTTCACGTTCAACTCCGTCATCGTGGCAATGGTCGTCTCGCTGCTGCTCGGAGGCCTTGCCGGCTGA
- a CDS encoding phage holin family protein, with protein MSDATPSEQKAATTSLGDLLGEVTRDISTLMRQEVALAKAELKESATRSAKGAGLLGGAGYAALMAVFFLSFALWWALGTLVGGGWSGVVVAVLWGVIAAILFVVGRNKMKEVEGAPQTVETLKEIPETLKRNEENR; from the coding sequence ATGTCCGACGCGACACCATCTGAGCAGAAAGCGGCGACCACGTCCCTCGGCGACCTGCTCGGGGAGGTCACCCGCGACATCTCGACGCTGATGCGTCAGGAGGTCGCCCTGGCCAAGGCGGAGCTCAAGGAGTCCGCCACCCGCTCCGCCAAGGGAGCGGGCCTGCTGGGCGGCGCCGGCTACGCGGCACTGATGGCGGTGTTCTTCCTCTCGTTCGCTCTCTGGTGGGCGTTGGGAACGCTGGTGGGCGGCGGCTGGTCCGGCGTCGTCGTGGCCGTGCTGTGGGGCGTCATCGCGGCGATCCTCTTCGTGGTCGGCCGCAACAAGATGAAGGAAGTCGAGGGCGCTCCCCAGACCGTGGAGACCCTCAAGGAGATCCCCGAAACGCTGAAGAGGAATGAGGAGAACCGATGA
- a CDS encoding DUF3618 domain-containing protein translates to MSDSPDQIRADIERTREELGGDVDALADKVTPSKIVDRQKDKVRSAVGSVRERIMGAADDAGSAVSGAGSSALGQVGDAKDRFVAKAEGNPLAVGLIAFGAGLLAASLVPASSREKQMASDVKDAAQPLMDEAGNVAKEMGEHLKEPAQEAATAVKDAASESVETVKAETQSAASDVKDQAQHSRENVSGS, encoded by the coding sequence ATGAGTGATTCCCCGGATCAGATCCGCGCCGACATCGAGCGGACCCGTGAGGAGCTCGGCGGCGACGTCGACGCGCTGGCCGACAAGGTGACGCCGTCGAAGATCGTCGACCGCCAGAAGGACAAGGTGCGCAGCGCCGTCGGATCGGTGCGCGAGCGCATCATGGGAGCAGCCGACGATGCGGGCTCCGCGGTGTCGGGCGCCGGCTCGTCGGCACTCGGCCAGGTCGGCGACGCCAAGGACCGCTTCGTGGCCAAGGCGGAGGGCAACCCCCTCGCCGTCGGCCTCATCGCGTTCGGGGCCGGCCTGCTCGCTGCGTCGCTCGTCCCGGCGTCATCTCGCGAGAAGCAGATGGCCTCCGATGTGAAGGATGCCGCCCAGCCGCTCATGGACGAGGCGGGCAACGTCGCGAAGGAGATGGGCGAGCACCTCAAGGAGCCCGCTCAGGAGGCGGCCACCGCGGTGAAGGATGCCGCGAGCGAGTCGGTCGAGACCGTCAAGGCCGAGACGCAGTCAGCGGCATCGGACGTCAAGGACCAGGCGCAGCACAGCCGGGAGAACGTCTCCGGCAGCTGA